One stretch of Zingiber officinale cultivar Zhangliang chromosome 6B, Zo_v1.1, whole genome shotgun sequence DNA includes these proteins:
- the LOC121993131 gene encoding CDPK-related kinase 3-like isoform X2 has protein sequence MTTPISIEDVRREVKILKALSNHNNLVKFYDACEDALNVYVVMELCEGGELLERILSRGGRYSEEDAKAIVIQILSVIAFCHLQGVVHRDLKPENFLFTTRDENAQMKLIDFGLSDFVKPDERLNDIVGSAYYVAPEVLHRSYSMEADIWSIGVITYILLCGSRPFWARTESGIFRAVLRADPNFVDSPWPDVSPEAKDFVKRLLNKDYRKRMTAAQSLTHPWLRDEHCQVPLDILIFKLVKSYLRATPLKRAALKALSKALTEDQLFYLRSQFKLLAPNGEGHISFDNFRMALLQNATEAMKESKVIDILNVLEPLSYRKMDFEEFCAAAISPHHLEALDGWEQMTSTAFEHFEREGNRAITVKELAQELSLPATNYSVLRSWIRPEDCKFNFLGYTRYLHGVTIRSANTRHR, from the exons ATGACAACACCAATATCGATTGAAGACGTTCGTAGAGAGGTCAAAATCCTCAAAGCCTTGTCCAACCATAATAATCTTGTCAAATTTTATGATGCATGTGAGGATGCACTTAACGTCTACGTAGTCATGGA ACTATGTGAAGGTGGAGAATTATTAGAAAGAATTTTATCCAG AGGTGGAAGGTACTCAGAGGAGGATGCAAAAGCTATAGTTATTCAAATACTGAGTGTAATTGCCTTTTGTCATCTTCAAGGTGTTGTGCATCGTGATTTAAAGCCAGAG AATTTTCTTTTCACCACCAGAGATGAAAATGCTCAGATGAAGTTGATTGATTTTGGTCTTTCCGATTTTGTTAAACCAG ATGAAAGACTTAATGACATTGTGGGAAGTGCATACTATGTTGCCCCTGAAGTTCTACATAGATCATATAGCATGGAGGCAGATATATGGAGTATTGGTGTTATAACATATATCTTGTTATGTGGTAGTAGGCCTTTTTGGGCACGGACAGAATCAGGAATTTTCCGTGCTGTCTTGAGAGCTGATCCCAACTTTGTGGATTCTCCTTGGCCTGATGTGTCTCCAGAAGCTAAGGATTTTGTTAAAAGACTTCTGAACAAGGACTACAGAAAAAGAATGACAGCTGCCCAATCTTTAA CACACCCTTGGTTGCGAGATGAGCACTGTCAAGTTCCTCTGGATATACTAATATTTAAGTTAGTGAAGTCATATCTCCGTGCTACACCTCTAAAACGAGCTGCTTTGAAG GCGCTATCCAAAGCCCTAACAGAGGATCAGCTGTTTTATCTAAGATCACAGTTTAAGCTGTTAGCACCAAACGGAGAAGGTCACATATCGTTCGACAACTTTCGAATG GCCCTATTGCAAAATGCAACAGAGGCAATGAAGGAGAGTAAGGTTATTGATATCTTAAATGTG TTGGAGCCACTCTCGTACAGAAAGATGGACTTTGAAGAATTCTGTGCTGCTGCAATCAGTCCCCATCACCTCGAGGCCTTGGATGGGTGGGAACAAATGACAAGTACGGCTTTTGAGCACTTCGAGCGGGAGGGGAACCGAGCCATCACCGTTAAGGAACTAGCTCAG GAATTGAGCCTTCCGGCAACAAACTATTCAGTTCTGAGAAGTTGGATTCGACCTGAGGATTGCAAATTCAATTTCCTCGGATACACCCGATATTTACACGGTGTCACAATACGCAGTGCAAACACACGGCATCGGTAG
- the LOC121993131 gene encoding CDPK-related kinase 3-like isoform X1, translated as MGLCYGKNVSVAEGGDADKRRHGKGGEVTGSPSPATPASKSRTGGITPSHSSTSTASPYPQGFASPLPAGVSPSPARSTPRRFLRPFPPPSPAKHIRAAIAKRLGPPKPKEGPIPEDEAGEEETPLDKNFGYGKNFGAKYELGKEVGRGHFGHTCSATAKKGEIKGQLVAVKIISKAKMTTPISIEDVRREVKILKALSNHNNLVKFYDACEDALNVYVVMELCEGGELLERILSRGGRYSEEDAKAIVIQILSVIAFCHLQGVVHRDLKPENFLFTTRDENAQMKLIDFGLSDFVKPDERLNDIVGSAYYVAPEVLHRSYSMEADIWSIGVITYILLCGSRPFWARTESGIFRAVLRADPNFVDSPWPDVSPEAKDFVKRLLNKDYRKRMTAAQSLTHPWLRDEHCQVPLDILIFKLVKSYLRATPLKRAALKALSKALTEDQLFYLRSQFKLLAPNGEGHISFDNFRMALLQNATEAMKESKVIDILNVLEPLSYRKMDFEEFCAAAISPHHLEALDGWEQMTSTAFEHFEREGNRAITVKELAQELSLPATNYSVLRSWIRPEDCKFNFLGYTRYLHGVTIRSANTRHR; from the exons ATGGGTCTGTGCTACGGCAAGAACGTCTCCGTCGCCGAAGGCGGCGACGCCGACAAACGGAGGCATGGAAAGGGTGGAGAAGTAACGGGTAGCCCCTCGCCAGCCACCCCGGCTAGCAAGAGCCGGACAGGAGGCATCACCCCTTCCCACTCTTCGACCAGTACCGCCTCCCCCTACCCGCAAGGCTTCGCCAGTCCTCTCCCCGCCGGGGTTTCGCCTTCCCCTGCTAGGTCCACCCCGCGAAGGTTTCTGCGGCCCTTCCCTCCGCCGTCTCCGGCGAAGCACATAAGGGCCGCCATCGCGAAGCGGCTGGGCCCGCCGAAGCCGAAGGAAGGGCCGATCCCTGAGGATGAGGCGGGAGAGGAGGAGACGCCTCTGGATAAGAATTTCGGTTACGGGAAGAACTTCGGGGCGAAGTATGAGCTTGGGAAGGAAGTAGGAAGGGGACACTTTGGCCACACGTGCTCGGCTACGGCCAAGAAAGGGGAGATCAAGGGTCAACTTGTCGCCGTCAAGATTATCTCCAAAGCTAAG ATGACAACACCAATATCGATTGAAGACGTTCGTAGAGAGGTCAAAATCCTCAAAGCCTTGTCCAACCATAATAATCTTGTCAAATTTTATGATGCATGTGAGGATGCACTTAACGTCTACGTAGTCATGGA ACTATGTGAAGGTGGAGAATTATTAGAAAGAATTTTATCCAG AGGTGGAAGGTACTCAGAGGAGGATGCAAAAGCTATAGTTATTCAAATACTGAGTGTAATTGCCTTTTGTCATCTTCAAGGTGTTGTGCATCGTGATTTAAAGCCAGAG AATTTTCTTTTCACCACCAGAGATGAAAATGCTCAGATGAAGTTGATTGATTTTGGTCTTTCCGATTTTGTTAAACCAG ATGAAAGACTTAATGACATTGTGGGAAGTGCATACTATGTTGCCCCTGAAGTTCTACATAGATCATATAGCATGGAGGCAGATATATGGAGTATTGGTGTTATAACATATATCTTGTTATGTGGTAGTAGGCCTTTTTGGGCACGGACAGAATCAGGAATTTTCCGTGCTGTCTTGAGAGCTGATCCCAACTTTGTGGATTCTCCTTGGCCTGATGTGTCTCCAGAAGCTAAGGATTTTGTTAAAAGACTTCTGAACAAGGACTACAGAAAAAGAATGACAGCTGCCCAATCTTTAA CACACCCTTGGTTGCGAGATGAGCACTGTCAAGTTCCTCTGGATATACTAATATTTAAGTTAGTGAAGTCATATCTCCGTGCTACACCTCTAAAACGAGCTGCTTTGAAG GCGCTATCCAAAGCCCTAACAGAGGATCAGCTGTTTTATCTAAGATCACAGTTTAAGCTGTTAGCACCAAACGGAGAAGGTCACATATCGTTCGACAACTTTCGAATG GCCCTATTGCAAAATGCAACAGAGGCAATGAAGGAGAGTAAGGTTATTGATATCTTAAATGTG TTGGAGCCACTCTCGTACAGAAAGATGGACTTTGAAGAATTCTGTGCTGCTGCAATCAGTCCCCATCACCTCGAGGCCTTGGATGGGTGGGAACAAATGACAAGTACGGCTTTTGAGCACTTCGAGCGGGAGGGGAACCGAGCCATCACCGTTAAGGAACTAGCTCAG GAATTGAGCCTTCCGGCAACAAACTATTCAGTTCTGAGAAGTTGGATTCGACCTGAGGATTGCAAATTCAATTTCCTCGGATACACCCGATATTTACACGGTGTCACAATACGCAGTGCAAACACACGGCATCGGTAG
- the LOC121990411 gene encoding auxin-responsive protein SAUR32-like, whose amino-acid sequence MGVHLQLLHVRRGELEGGGGGGGGIRKGWIGIWVGAEGEERRRFEVPVEHLSHPLFVELLEAAEEEYGFRHQGAITIPCAVEHFRRVQTIIHRDCSYNHHHFHLCFRPSSSSSSMEP is encoded by the coding sequence ATGGGGGTGCACCTGCAGTTGCTCCATGTCCGGCGAGGAGAactggaaggaggaggaggaggaggaggaggaataaGGAAGGGGTGGATTGGGATATGGGTGGGCGCGGAAGGGGAGGAGCGGAGGCGATTCGAGGTGCCGGTGGAGCACCTGAGCCACCCGCTGTTCGTGGAGCTGCTCGAGGCGGCTGAGGAGGAGTACGGCTTCCGCCACCAGGGCGCCATCACCATCCCCTGCGCCGTCGAACACTTCCGCCGCGTCCAGACCATCATCCACCGCGACTGCAGTTACAACCACCACCACTTCCACCTCTGTTTCCGGccatcgtcgtcgtcgtcgtcgatgGAGCCGTAA